The Manis javanica isolate MJ-LG chromosome 4, MJ_LKY, whole genome shotgun sequence genome contains a region encoding:
- the LOC140849283 gene encoding squalene monooxygenase-like, translated as MCTFLGIATFTYFYKKCGDFVSLANKELLLCVLVFLSLGLVLSYLCRYGNGISLGRQRSGSQFAVFSDIMSALPFIGFFWAKSPPGSENKEQLESRRRKKGAGISETALIGAAASASTPSQNDPEVIIVGSGVLGSALAAVLSRDGRKVSVIERDLKEPDRIVGEFLQPGGYPVLKDLGLEDDVQGTDPQDVHGYIIHDHESKSEVQIPYPLSENNQVQSGRAFHRGGLIMSLRKAAMAEPNTKFIEGIVLQLLEEDDAVVGVQYKGTARSIDCCCRWTFFQVQEKPDLQ; from the exons ATGTGCACTTTTCTTGGCATTGCTACTTTCacctatttttataagaaatgcgGAGACTTCGTCTCCTTGGCCAACAAGGAGCTCCTGCTGTGCGTGCTGGTGTTCCTCTCGCTGGGCCTGGTGCTCTCGTACCTTTGTCGCTACGGAAACGGGATCTCCCTCGGGCGCCAGCGGAGCGGGTCCCAGTTTGCCGTCTTCTCGGATATTATGTCAGCCTTGCCCTTCATTGGCTTCTTCTGGGCCAAATCCCCTCCTGGATCAGAAAATAAAGAGCAGCTTGAGTCCAGGCGG cgCAAAAAAGGAGCCGGTATTTCAGAAACAGCCTTGATAGGAGCAGCAGCCTCTGCATCAACACCTTCTCAAAATGATCCAGAAGTTATCATTGTGGGATCTGGTGTCCTTGGCTCTGCTTTGGCAGCAGTCCTTTCCAGAGATGGAAGAAAGGTGTCAGTAATTGAGAGAGATTTAAAAGAGCCTGACAGGATAGTTGGAGAATTTCTGCAGCCAGGTGGTTATCCCGTCCTTAAAGACCTTGGACTTGAAG ATGACGTACAAGGTACTGATCCCCAGGATGTACATGGCTACATAATTCATGATCATGAAAGCAAGTCAGAGGTTCAAATTCCTTACCCTCTATCGGAAAACAATCAAGTGCAGAGCGGAAGAGCTTTCCATCGTGGAGGATTGATCATGAGTCTTCGGAAAGCAGCCATGGCAGAGCCCAA TACAAAGTTTATCGAGGGCATTGTGCTGCAGTTATTAGAAGAAGATGATGCTGTGGTGGGAGTTCAGTACAAAG GAACTGCACGCTCCATTGACTGTTGTTGCAGATGGACTTTTTTCCAAGTTCAGGAAAAGCCTGACCTCCAATAA